The Flammeovirga pectinis genomic interval CTTCCACTATATGTTTTACCAGAATCCGGATCATAAACAGATCCATCTTCCCATTGTCCTTTTCCTTTATAATCAAAATCCGAAAGCATTGTCATTCCATCAAGAAGACGTTCCTTTAAACTAGCGTCTGGATTTAGCTTATCAATACGAGGGCCGCCATCCTCTTCTTTATCTCTTTCCATCCACACAATAGATCCTTGTGCTTTTCCATTATCGTCAATCGATATCTCTA includes:
- a CDS encoding DUF2147 domain-containing protein, with amino-acid sequence MSDNQIHQIEGVWLTGLKDAHVEISIDDNGKAQGSIVWMERDKEEDGGPRIDKLNPDASLKERLLDGMTMLSDFDYKGKGQWEDGSVYDPDSGKTYSGSIQSSGPNVLKMRGYVGIKLFGRTELWTRVS